A window from Prosthecobacter sp. encodes these proteins:
- a CDS encoding Nif3-like dinuclear metal center hexameric protein, which translates to MNLADLVSHLDTELRIAEIADYSNALNGLQLENHHGKATKIVAAVDATLPVMRKAVAAGADLLIVHHGMFWTGLQTCTGPVFQKMKVALDAGLAVYSCHLPLDFHPTLGNDAVLARSLGLEPCGTFMKTKGTENGAKIETEISRDELVKRLETATGSRVHVCAAGPAVCRKIGIMTGGAGSEVATVAKAGIDTFITGEGPHWSYTLAEELGINVLYGGHYATETFGVKALAAHIEAKFGIPWEFVDHPTGL; encoded by the coding sequence ATGAATCTCGCCGACCTCGTCTCCCATCTCGACACCGAATTGCGCATCGCGGAGATCGCAGATTACTCGAACGCGCTCAACGGCCTCCAGCTCGAAAATCATCACGGCAAGGCCACGAAGATTGTCGCCGCCGTCGATGCGACGCTGCCGGTGATGCGCAAGGCAGTCGCTGCGGGAGCGGATTTGCTGATCGTGCATCACGGCATGTTCTGGACGGGGCTTCAAACGTGTACCGGACCGGTGTTTCAGAAGATGAAAGTAGCGCTGGATGCCGGGCTGGCGGTTTACAGCTGCCATCTGCCGCTGGATTTCCATCCCACGCTCGGCAACGACGCCGTGCTTGCGCGGTCGCTTGGTTTGGAGCCTTGCGGCACCTTCATGAAGACCAAGGGCACCGAAAATGGTGCTAAGATCGAGACGGAGATCAGTCGTGATGAACTGGTGAAGCGTCTGGAGACCGCGACGGGCTCGAGAGTGCATGTTTGCGCTGCTGGACCGGCTGTTTGCCGCAAAATTGGCATCATGACCGGTGGCGCGGGTTCGGAGGTGGCCACGGTGGCGAAGGCGGGCATCGACACTTTCATCACCGGCGAAGGGCCGCATTGGAGCTACACGCTCGCCGAAGAGCTGGGCATCAACGTCCTGTATGGTGGCCACTATGCCACGGAGACCTTCGGCGTGAAGGCGCTGGCGGCGCACATCGAGGCGAAATTCGGCATCCCGTGGGAGTTTGTGGATCACCCGACGGGTTTGTGA
- the gluQRS gene encoding tRNA glutamyl-Q(34) synthetase GluQRS, translating to MLEVTRFAPSPTGWLHLGHAYAALFAHDAAVGGRFLIRLEDIDGTRARPEYEEAIFEDLAWLGLTWERPVRRQSDHFDDYRTALAKLEARGVLYPCFCTRREIQEEIARAGNAPQGPDGPLYPGTCRNRSANERAERIAAGEAYALRLDVAKAVTLVSKQLTWKDRDRGSFTTRPDVFGDVVLARKDTPASYHLAVVVDDALQGITLVTRGEDLLEATHLHRLLQELLDLPVPEWHHHRLITDETGKRLAKRDDARSLRSLRAAGWTPERVKEAMR from the coding sequence ATGCTCGAAGTCACCCGATTCGCCCCCAGCCCCACCGGATGGCTGCATCTGGGGCATGCGTATGCGGCATTGTTTGCGCATGATGCGGCCGTAGGCGGACGGTTCTTGATCCGGCTGGAGGACATCGATGGCACGCGGGCACGGCCGGAGTATGAGGAGGCGATCTTTGAGGATCTCGCATGGCTGGGTTTGACGTGGGAAAGGCCAGTGCGACGTCAAAGCGACCACTTTGACGATTACCGGACCGCTTTGGCAAAGCTGGAAGCACGGGGCGTCTTGTATCCATGTTTTTGCACGCGGCGGGAGATTCAGGAGGAGATCGCACGCGCTGGAAATGCACCCCAAGGCCCCGATGGTCCGCTGTATCCGGGCACATGCCGGAATCGGAGTGCGAACGAGCGTGCAGAACGCATCGCGGCTGGTGAGGCCTATGCGCTTCGTCTGGATGTTGCCAAAGCAGTGACGCTCGTTTCCAAACAACTCACCTGGAAAGATCGCGATCGTGGCAGCTTCACCACGCGACCCGATGTGTTTGGCGATGTCGTGCTGGCGCGGAAGGACACGCCTGCGAGTTATCATCTCGCGGTGGTGGTCGATGACGCGCTGCAAGGCATCACGCTGGTGACGCGTGGCGAAGATTTGCTCGAAGCGACGCATTTGCACCGGCTGTTGCAGGAGTTGCTCGACCTGCCGGTGCCGGAATGGCATCATCATCGGCTGATCACGGATGAAACCGGCAAACGTCTGGCGAAACGTGATGATGCGCGCTCGTTGCGCAGCCTGCGTGCGGCTGGGTGGACGCCGGAGCGGGTGAAAGAGGCGATGCGCTGA